In Flavobacterium sp. 83, the genomic window AACTTTTAATCTTGCATTGTGAAAACAACCAATTAACTAATTTAGATTTATCTAGTGTAACTTACATGTATGATTTATTTTGCGCTCATAATAAATTAATTTCAATCAATTTAAAGAATGGTAGTTCAGATAGCCAACTTCTTTTTGGGGACAATCCAGATTTAAAATTTATTTGTGTTGACGAGAGTCAGGTTGAATTTGTTACTTTTTTGATAAAAACTTCCAATCAAACAAATTGTGTTGTAAATTCTTATTGCTCTTTTACTCCTGGAGGAATATTTTATACTATAAAAGGGAAAACAATTTTAGACAGCAACAATAATGGTTGTGATACTTCCGATTTAAGTTATCCAAATTTAAATTTTTCGATCAGTAATGGAACAAACAGTGGAAATATAATTTCTAATAGTTCTGGGGATTATAATATTCCTGTTGGAGAAGGAACTCATACAATTACTACCAATATAGAAAATCCAAATTATTTTACTATTTCACCAACTTCAGTTAATGTAACTTTCCCAGCACAAGCAAGTCCATTTCTGCAATATTTCTGTGTCACTCCAAATGGGAATCATCCAGATTTAGAAGTTACTTTTCTACCAATAATCCCTGCGAGACCCGGATTTGATGCTACCTATAAAATCATTTACAAAAACAAAGGAACGAAAATACAATCTGGTTCAGTAAACCTAAGTTTTAATGATACTGTTTTAGATTATATATCAGCAATTCCAGCAGTAAATAGTCAAGTTACAGATAAACTAACTTGGGATTATACCAATTTAAAACCTTTTGAAAGTCGTGAAATTACAGTTACTTTGAATGTTAACTCGCCAATGGAAACTCCTGCAGTAAATATTGGGGATCGTTTGAGTTTTAATGCGCTTATTAATCCAGTTACTGGCGATGAAAAGCCTGTTGACAATTCTTCGGCTTTGCGCCAAAGTGTGGTTGGTTCTTTTGACCCTAATGATAAAACTTGTTTGGAAGGAGATGTTATTACTCCAAGTTTGATAGGGGAATATGTGCATTATTTAATTCGTTTTGAAAATACCGGAACTTATCCTGCCCAAAATATTGTGGTGAAAGATTTGATCGATTTAACCAAATTTGATATTTCAACTTTAGTTCCTACCAAAGCCAGTCATGACTTTGTAACTAAAATAACTGATGGAAATAAAGTAGAATTTATTTTTGAAAACATCAATTTGCCTTTTGATAATGCAACGAATGACGGTTATATTGCTTTCAAAATCAAAACGCTGCCTACGCTTGTTACAGGTGATTCTTTTGCAAACGAAGCCAATATTTATTTCGATTATAATTTCCCGATTCTGACTAATAAAGCTACGTCGACTTTCAAAACATTAGGCGTTTCAGATTTTGAGTTTGCTAATTATTTTAGAGTGTATCCAAATCCTGTAAACGACATTTTGAATGTTGCTTTGAAAAAATCGATAGAAGTGCAGTCAATGGCAGTTTATGATATTTTGGGACAGTTAGTTATTGCAGTTCCAAATGCACAAGCCGTTTCAAAAATTGATGTTTCTAAATTAAAGACAGGAAATTATTTTTTAAAAATAAACTCGGATAGAGGAACTTATAGTACAAAGATTATTAAAAATTAAGTTTTAAATGCTACTTTATCTAATTGTATAAAGTAATAAATAAGCCTAATTTTATTTTTTAAATAATTAATACATAAAACTATAGCTGTTTTAATGTTATTGGATTTGCATTTTTTTTTTCAAACCACAATTATTGCTATATTTGACGGGTGTAAAATAGCGCTGATAGTCCCTAAGTTTTGGGAGAAATCCTTTTATGTTTTTGTCTTTGCGAAGAACGAAGCAATCTAAACATAAATGATTATTTACCAATTTAATATTTATTTTGGTGTTCAGTGATTTCTATTTGAAACGAATAGCAGGAATAGCTACAAATAAAAAAATAACTAATTTTAGAACATGAAATTACTAGAAGGAAAAGTTGCCATAATTACAGGCGCAAGCCGCGGAATTGGAAAAGGAATTGCAGAAGTTTTTGCGAAACACGGTGCAAATGTTGCATTTACTTATAGTTCATCAGTAGAGTCTGCTTTGGCACTTGAAAATGAATTGAACGCTTTAGGAATTAAAGCCAAAGGATATCAATCAAATGCTGCCGATTTTAATGAAGCGCAAACATTTGTAGATGCAGTTTTAGCTGAATTCGGAACTGTTGATATTCTAATAAACAATGCAGGAATTACTAAAGACAACCTTTTGATGCGTATGTCTGAAGGAGATTTCGATCAAGTAATTGATGTAAATTTGAAATCGGTTTTTAACATGACTAAAGCGATTCAAAGAACTTTCTTAAAACAACGTTCCGGATCAATAATCAACATGAGCTCAGTAGTAGGAGTAAAGGGAAATGCGGGTCAAACTAATTATGCGGCTTCTAAAGCAGGAGTAATTGGGTTTTCAAAATCAGTAGCTCTGGAATTAGGCTCTCGTAATATTCGTTGTAACGTAATTGCGCCAGGATTTATAGAAACCGAAATGACAGCCAAATTAAACGAAGATGTTGTGAAAGGATGGAGAGACGGAATTCCGTTGAAACGTGGTGGAACAACTGAAGATGTTGCTAATGCGTGTCTTTTCTTTGCATCAGATATGAGTGCTTATGTTACTGGCCAAGTCATGAATGTTTGTGGTGGAATGCTTACCTAAATTATTATAAATTATAAATGATGAAAGAATTTGAATTTCATCATTTAAAATAACAAAGAATGACAACAGCTACCGTTCTATTGATACTACTTTCTATAGTAATTGCTGGCGGTTTGTCATTTTTTCAATATTTTTATAAAGTCAAAAGTAAATCGAAAATCAATTTGCTTTTGGCTTTTTTGCGTTTCATGTCCATCTTTGGAATATTTTTATTATTGATTAATCCAATAATAACTAATAATACGCTGGAAACTATAAAAACACCATTACCAATTGTTGTTGATAATTCCAGTTCTATTTCATTCTTGAATGCTAATAAAAAAGCATCAGAATTGTATCAAAAATTGATTTCGAATGCAGCCTTGCGAGGAAAGTTTGATATTCAATCGTATCAATTTGATAGTGAATTTCAACAATCCGAAAAATTTGATTTTAAAGGAACGCAAACTAATCTCGATGTTGTCGCCAAAAACCTGAAAAGTATTTATAAAAATGTAGTTTTTCCAACCGTAATTATTACTGACGGAAATCAAACTTCAGGCAACGATTATGTTTATGGTTTTGATACAGCTAATAAAGTATTTCCATTAATTGTAGGCGACACAACCACTTATTTAGATTTTAAAATAGACCAACTAAATGTAAATAAATATGCTTTTTACAAAAATAAGTTTCCTGTAGAGGCATTTTTGCGCTATTCAGGAACCAAAAATGTAACTACTGATTTTATTATTTCACAAGGGAATATGGTTTTTAATAAACAATCAATTTCATTTTCTCCATCGAAAAAAACGGCAGTTGTTAATCTACTTTTACCTGCTAATAAAGTAGGACTACAAGTTTTTAAAGCCACGATTTCATCTAAAGAAAAAGAAAAAAACACCTATAATAATACTAAGAATTTTGCTGTAGAAGTGATTGACCAGAAAACTAATATCGCTATTATTTCGGCTATAAATCATCCGGACATTGGTGCTTTGAAACATGCAATCGAAACGAATGCACAACGTAAAGTAACTTTATTTAAACCTAATTATATCAAATCATTACAAGATTATACTATTTTAATTTTATACCAACCCACCACTGAATTTAAATCTATTTTTGATACAGCTAAATTAGCCGGAATTAATACATTTATTATTACCGGAAACAATACAGATTTCAATTTTTTAAATCAGCAACAAAATAATTTGTCTTTCAAAATGAGCGGTCAAAAAGAAGATTATTTAGCGGAATTTAATTCTCAATTTAATCTCTTTGCAATTGATAATATTGGTTTCGAAAATTTTCCTCCTTTGCAAAATTCTTTTGGAAATATAACTCCCAATGGAAACATTTCGGTATTGCTTTCGTCCAAAATAAGAAACATTGCTACTAATGCACCTTTATTGGCTTTTGCTGAAACTCAAGGCAAAAGAACGGCTTATTTTTTAGGGGAGAATAGTTGGAAATGGCGTTTACAAAGTCATATCGATAATCAATCTTTTGAGAAGTTTGATGTATTTATAGATAAGATTATCCAGTTTTTGGCTTCTAATAATTCAAAAAAATCACTGGTTGTTACCCATGAAAGTTTTTATAATTCAGGAGAAGGAATTGAAATTTCTGCGCAATATTTCAATAAAAACTATGAGTTTGATGAGAAAGCTCGTTTGACAATTGCCGTAACTAATACTAAAACCAAACAAACTATAAATTTCGATTTATTAAAAAGCAATAATTCTTATCAAGTCAATCTTGATGGACTTACGGCTGGGAATTATGATTTTTCGGTGAAAGAATTAAATTCAAAAACTACCTATTCCAATCATTTTGAAATACTGGATTTTGACATCGAAAAACAATTCGTTAACCCAGATGTAGAGAAATTGACACAATTAGCTTCGCAAACACAAGGAAAAGCCTATTTTCCGGATCAAATTGAGGTTTTAATGAAATCCCTTTTGGATAATGAAGAATACAAAACCGTTCAAAAGAATACTATGACTAAAACACCTTTGATTGATTGGTTTTGGTTACTCGTTTTAATTTCGATTTTTCTTTCAACCGAATGGTTTGTTAGAAAATATAACGGATTGTTGTAAATTTAAATTCCATTTAATAAAAATATAAATCATGGATTTTAGATTAAAAGTATTTTTTACTGTCGCCAATAGATTGAGTTTTACTAAAGCAGCAACGGAATTATTCATTACGCAACCTGCCATTTCTAAGCATATCCAAGAGTTAGAGGAACAATATAAAATCAAACTTTTTGAAAGAAACGGTTCTAAAATTTCACTTACCAATGCTGGGGAAGTATTGCTTGAGCACACTAAAAATATATTTGAAGTCTATAGAGAAATAGATTTTGACATGAGTGCATTGATCAATCAACAAAAAGGATTGCTTCGATTAGGAGCCAGCACAACAATTTCTCAATATATAATTCCGCCTCTTTTGGCTCGCTTTCATCAAAAATTGCAGGATATAAAAGTAAATCTGTTAAACGGAAATACAGAGCAAATTGAAAAGGCTTTATTGAATAAAGAAATTGAAATAGGAATTGTAGAGGGACAATCTAAAAATCAATCTATCAAATATACTGAGTTTTTAAAAGATGAATTAGTTCTGGTCTGTAACAGTACCAATCCTTTAAGAAACAAAGAACGAGCTACTTTAGAGGATTTGAAAAAGCTGCGATTTGTAACTCGAGAACAGGGTTCTGGAACACTTGAAGTTATTGAACATGCACTAAAACCTTTTGGAATTAATCTCTGGCAATTGAAAATTGAAATGCAGTTAGGAAGTCCTGAAAGTATAAAATCCTATTTAATAAATTCTGATTGTGTTGCTTTTATTTCCATTCATGCTATAGAAAAAGAACTTAAAAATAACGAATTGGTTATTCTTGATATTGATAATTTTGTGATTGAACGGTTTTTTTACATCATTACTTTACAAGGAAAGATAGATGGGATGTCAGAATTATTTATAAAAAACATATCAAGCTATTATAATTTAAAGTTATAGCAGATTGTTTTTTGCGATTGGTGAATACCGATTAATCTATTCACCTTTGTAAAGTAATAATTCAATTATTTTACAATGGAACCTAATCAAAATGCAATTCTAAAACAAGCGCCTCTATTTTTTAAAATAAATGCAATACAGCAGCAAATTATTTTTGTTGCACTGCTGTTTTTTTGCATGACCTCTGTTATTTCACCACCAATCGCTTTATTGTTAGGGCTTATTGTAGCCAATCTTTCCGGTCATCCTTTTTTACATCTCAACCATAAAGCAACTAATATTCTATTGCAAGTTTCGGTTGTAGGTTTAGGTTTTGGAATGAATGTCAACAGTGCTTTATCGGCAGGTAAGGAAGGTTTTATATTTACCATTGCATCCATTTTTAGCACTATAATTTTAGGAACATTTCTAGGGAAATGGCTAAAAATTGAAAAGAAAACTTCTCATTTGATTTCATGCGGAACTGCAATTTGTGGTGGAAGTGCGATTGCAG contains:
- a CDS encoding T9SS type A sorting domain-containing protein, which encodes MKKSYYLLFTLFLITGVNAQVINFPDVKFKNKLLEAYDNSFIAKDKNGQKIKIDINNDSEIQYSEALNVVELNLNFFNISDLNGIENFTNLKVLQCLGNELTKLDTSGLNDLTALYCSGNKITTLSILNSKNLEVLECHSNPSLDLNVSELKKLKTLNCEYSNLINLNLSGLSYLENLKCNNNQLISLNLSGAISLNYLKCDYNKLQKLDVSDCINLETIVCDNNKIASLNLDGLVKMSALLCNDNMLTDISFNGLINLFNFKCNNNQLKNLDLRPLKRLTYLYCGNNFIENIDFTGVSELLILHCENNQLTNLDLSSVTYMYDLFCAHNKLISINLKNGSSDSQLLFGDNPDLKFICVDESQVEFVTFLIKTSNQTNCVVNSYCSFTPGGIFYTIKGKTILDSNNNGCDTSDLSYPNLNFSISNGTNSGNIISNSSGDYNIPVGEGTHTITTNIENPNYFTISPTSVNVTFPAQASPFLQYFCVTPNGNHPDLEVTFLPIIPARPGFDATYKIIYKNKGTKIQSGSVNLSFNDTVLDYISAIPAVNSQVTDKLTWDYTNLKPFESREITVTLNVNSPMETPAVNIGDRLSFNALINPVTGDEKPVDNSSALRQSVVGSFDPNDKTCLEGDVITPSLIGEYVHYLIRFENTGTYPAQNIVVKDLIDLTKFDISTLVPTKASHDFVTKITDGNKVEFIFENINLPFDNATNDGYIAFKIKTLPTLVTGDSFANEANIYFDYNFPILTNKATSTFKTLGVSDFEFANYFRVYPNPVNDILNVALKKSIEVQSMAVYDILGQLVIAVPNAQAVSKIDVSKLKTGNYFLKINSDRGTYSTKIIKN
- the fabG gene encoding 3-oxoacyl-[acyl-carrier-protein] reductase gives rise to the protein MKLLEGKVAIITGASRGIGKGIAEVFAKHGANVAFTYSSSVESALALENELNALGIKAKGYQSNAADFNEAQTFVDAVLAEFGTVDILINNAGITKDNLLMRMSEGDFDQVIDVNLKSVFNMTKAIQRTFLKQRSGSIINMSSVVGVKGNAGQTNYAASKAGVIGFSKSVALELGSRNIRCNVIAPGFIETEMTAKLNEDVVKGWRDGIPLKRGGTTEDVANACLFFASDMSAYVTGQVMNVCGGMLT
- a CDS encoding LysR family transcriptional regulator, producing MDFRLKVFFTVANRLSFTKAATELFITQPAISKHIQELEEQYKIKLFERNGSKISLTNAGEVLLEHTKNIFEVYREIDFDMSALINQQKGLLRLGASTTISQYIIPPLLARFHQKLQDIKVNLLNGNTEQIEKALLNKEIEIGIVEGQSKNQSIKYTEFLKDELVLVCNSTNPLRNKERATLEDLKKLRFVTREQGSGTLEVIEHALKPFGINLWQLKIEMQLGSPESIKSYLINSDCVAFISIHAIEKELKNNELVILDIDNFVIERFFYIITLQGKIDGMSELFIKNISSYYNLKL